A portion of the Actomonas aquatica genome contains these proteins:
- a CDS encoding alginate export family protein: MPLYSKRLKSVVLPLLVGTLALSSARGQSTHWAGQLNLKVTARYESAEQTGLKTANALTAGTDLGYTVSYGDTFKASAQLENTTALDADSYNQAGLNPGGAGKTVIADPEITELNQLWISAKFDAATAKLGRQVIIHDNARFIGNVGWRQNMQSFDAARLSIAAPDSGLTFDYAYLTKILRIFGRDHAQGEWDSDSHLFNASWKARPDLTVTAYAYFLEFDNAAANSTATTGIALTGKRPLYDDFNLVYRAEFATQTDSGNTPTNFDADYWCFEAGLATAQFSITLGYEDLGADHGIGFKTPLATAHAFNGWADRFLSTPATGLADAYLKATAKLPAKLSATAVYHDFSASDGGADFGSEIDLTLARPLTPRVSALAKLADFHGAGPQPDVTKFWLQAVFTY, encoded by the coding sequence ATGCCCCTCTACTCCAAACGGCTGAAATCCGTCGTGTTGCCCCTGCTCGTCGGAACGCTTGCCCTCTCGTCCGCTCGAGGCCAATCGACCCATTGGGCCGGCCAGCTCAACCTCAAGGTCACCGCCCGCTACGAGTCCGCCGAGCAGACCGGACTCAAAACCGCCAACGCCCTGACCGCTGGCACCGATCTCGGTTACACGGTCAGTTACGGCGACACTTTTAAAGCCTCCGCCCAGCTCGAAAACACCACCGCCCTCGACGCCGACAGCTACAACCAGGCCGGCCTCAATCCCGGTGGTGCCGGCAAGACGGTCATCGCCGACCCCGAGATCACCGAACTCAACCAGCTCTGGATCTCCGCCAAGTTTGACGCCGCCACCGCCAAGCTCGGCCGCCAGGTCATCATCCACGACAACGCCCGCTTCATCGGCAACGTCGGCTGGCGGCAAAATATGCAGAGCTTCGACGCCGCCCGCCTTTCCATTGCCGCCCCCGACAGCGGCCTCACCTTCGACTACGCTTACCTAACCAAGATCCTGCGCATCTTCGGTCGCGACCACGCCCAGGGCGAGTGGGACTCCGACTCCCACCTCTTCAACGCCTCTTGGAAGGCCCGCCCCGACCTCACCGTCACCGCCTACGCCTACTTCCTCGAATTCGACAACGCCGCCGCCAACAGCACCGCCACCACCGGCATCGCCCTCACCGGCAAACGCCCGCTCTACGACGACTTCAACCTCGTTTATCGCGCCGAGTTCGCCACCCAAACCGACTCCGGCAACACCCCCACCAACTTCGACGCCGATTACTGGTGCTTCGAAGCCGGCCTCGCGACCGCCCAGTTCTCCATCACCCTCGGTTACGAAGACCTCGGCGCCGATCACGGCATCGGCTTCAAAACCCCCTTGGCGACCGCTCACGCCTTCAACGGCTGGGCCGACCGCTTCCTCTCCACTCCCGCCACCGGCCTGGCCGATGCCTACCTCAAGGCCACCGCCAAACTCCCGGCCAAACTCTCCGCCACCGCGGTCTACCACGACTTCAGCGCGTCCGACGGCGGAGCCGACTTCGGCTCCGAAATCGACCTCACGCTGGCCCGCCCCCTCACCCCGCGAGTCTCCGCCTTGGCCAAACTGGCCGACTTCCACGGCGCCGGCCCGCAGCCCGATGTCACCAAATTTTGGTTACAAGCGGTCTTCACCTACTGA
- a CDS encoding RrF2 family transcriptional regulator, whose product MSTWRLQIAKAEKESILSFNARILPQIGGPMMRFGKVAQTAVAAMSLLAERYDGGKTKLNSADIAAARDLPKPVVAKVLTVLSSVGLVDGVRGPGGGYWLKREPSEISLLDIVREFERADAGIMCPFGPTWCGNGEPCPMHDSLTRIAAEWEAYLSTTRLAVFRVE is encoded by the coding sequence ATGAGCACATGGAGGCTCCAAATAGCAAAAGCCGAAAAAGAGAGTATTTTATCTTTTAATGCGCGAATTTTGCCCCAGATTGGCGGGCCTATGATGCGTTTTGGAAAAGTGGCCCAGACAGCGGTGGCAGCGATGAGCCTGCTGGCGGAGCGTTACGACGGGGGAAAAACGAAGTTAAATTCGGCGGACATCGCGGCGGCGCGGGATTTGCCGAAGCCGGTGGTGGCGAAGGTGCTGACCGTGCTATCGTCGGTGGGTTTGGTGGACGGGGTGCGGGGGCCGGGTGGCGGGTATTGGCTGAAGCGGGAGCCGAGCGAGATCTCGTTGTTGGATATCGTGCGGGAGTTTGAGCGGGCCGATGCCGGTATTATGTGTCCGTTTGGACCGACTTGGTGTGGCAATGGAGAGCCGTGTCCAATGCATGATTCGTTGACCCGGATTGCTGCGGAGTGGGAAGCCTATTTGAGCACGACGCGGCTTGCGGTTTTTCGCGTGGAGTGA
- a CDS encoding tetratricopeptide repeat protein, with product MNKDAAAELQAVAAEDAGTEPVLTVWVALYHETRSWRKLVTVARELARVAPTNEQGWISWAYALRELEEVAEAQQVLREAEPQHGEGCAVLHYNLACYACLLGDLKEAWRRLLRAIDLDASFYESAQSDRDLEPLWDEIRELDEPF from the coding sequence ATGAATAAGGACGCGGCCGCGGAGTTGCAGGCGGTGGCGGCGGAGGATGCGGGCACGGAGCCGGTGCTGACGGTTTGGGTGGCGCTGTATCACGAGACGCGAAGTTGGCGGAAACTGGTGACGGTGGCGCGGGAGCTGGCGCGCGTGGCGCCGACGAACGAGCAGGGCTGGATCTCGTGGGCCTACGCGTTGCGCGAGTTGGAAGAGGTGGCCGAGGCGCAGCAGGTGCTGCGGGAGGCCGAGCCGCAGCATGGCGAGGGCTGCGCGGTGCTGCACTACAACCTGGCCTGTTATGCGTGTCTGTTGGGTGATTTGAAGGAGGCGTGGCGACGCTTGCTGCGCGCGATCGACTTGGACGCGAGTTTTTATGAAAGTGCGCAATCGGACCGGGATTTGGAGCCGCTGTGGGATGAAATCCGCGAGTTGGATGAGCCATTTTGA
- a CDS encoding lytic transglycosylase domain-containing protein, translated as MAQTTETEELPAVDLEGLYELGRTLFETHASEELKAQLRYPSKEEVDTFVARLQTALQEGSLEDLADYAGEARAALVVMQALPEYAPYADWLRERLDYIEAAEWIRSQPKPGAVTPERLRPERPEGSKPVVKRPDEVVPHYSLWMARVRQRAVPAGAERWVPELQGIFERGGVPGRLVWLAEVESSFKPDARSPVGARGLFQFMPGTAEDMGLRLRPWDERVNPQKSSAAAAKYLQQLHGRFGSWPLALAAYNAGPGRVGRLLKERGATDYAGIAEALPAETRMYVPKVLATVAVRAPAGR; from the coding sequence ATGGCGCAGACGACGGAGACCGAAGAGCTGCCGGCGGTTGATTTGGAGGGGCTCTACGAATTGGGACGGACCTTGTTTGAGACGCATGCATCGGAGGAGCTGAAGGCGCAGTTACGGTATCCGAGTAAGGAGGAAGTGGATACGTTTGTGGCGCGCCTGCAGACGGCTTTGCAGGAGGGCTCGTTGGAGGACCTGGCGGACTACGCCGGGGAGGCGCGGGCGGCTTTGGTGGTGATGCAGGCGCTGCCGGAGTATGCGCCGTATGCGGATTGGCTGCGGGAGCGTTTGGATTACATCGAGGCGGCGGAGTGGATTCGGTCACAGCCGAAACCGGGGGCGGTGACGCCAGAGCGGCTGCGGCCGGAGCGACCGGAGGGATCAAAGCCGGTGGTGAAGCGGCCGGATGAGGTGGTGCCGCATTATTCGTTGTGGATGGCGCGGGTGCGGCAGCGGGCGGTGCCGGCGGGGGCGGAGCGTTGGGTGCCGGAGTTGCAGGGGATCTTTGAGCGGGGTGGGGTCCCGGGGCGGCTGGTATGGCTGGCGGAGGTGGAGTCGTCGTTTAAGCCGGATGCCCGCAGTCCGGTGGGGGCGCGGGGGCTGTTTCAGTTTATGCCCGGCACGGCGGAGGACATGGGGCTGCGCTTGCGGCCGTGGGACGAGCGGGTGAATCCGCAGAAGAGTTCGGCGGCGGCGGCGAAGTATCTACAGCAGCTGCACGGGCGGTTTGGGTCCTGGCCGTTGGCCTTGGCGGCGTATAACGCGGGGCCGGGACGGGTCGGGCGGCTGCTGAAGGAGCGTGGCGCGACGGACTATGCTGGCATCGCGGAGGCCTTGCCGGCGGAGACGCGGATGTATGTGCCCAAGGTGTTGGCGACGGTGGCGGTGCGGGCGCCGGCGGGGCGGTGA
- a CDS encoding beta strand repeat-containing protein translates to MSRRLPSALLPLLCALLVPAAQAQTIGSGGITNTDTSTYTITSNVTLGANQTWDAQAGDIDVSGNLNGNWRALTVTGAHDTTLSGDISNLAWSNGLTKTGTGTLTLSGNNSFGGPVSLQDGTTLLASNTALGASTWNNTVLANATLALSNNITVTEGSFNIAGQLLNVSGDNTLNASLTLTGNTTFTSQQDSLTLSQTVTQGDYDLTLAGPGDWNVSGQVNANSTGTLSLTASGQTTISGNLNVGGGLLIDNTGTTAISSNLNLGNGALTIQGDSNATLTGGQVNAAGGLTIGGNATVDIANTLNLSGADITLTSTGDINLSGAQINVGDILLSGDGATTFGTQINADSFVQTGTGTTIFNGTGDNYFGSVSLEGGTVIAEQNGIAFNTTNLNLDGVDLQFGEDLQIPEWTTVTLTDDVNLLLNGSTQVWDELIITGNSVIDFGGGNANLSIGSITIDEGASLTIMNWSEENLDVFNASIDPDSATSEISFTGGGSASWDPISGNITPMTPVPEPRTYGLLFMATALLGYTLRRKYRSA, encoded by the coding sequence ATGTCCCGTCGTCTCCCATCGGCTCTGTTGCCACTCCTCTGCGCGCTCCTGGTCCCCGCGGCCCAGGCCCAGACGATTGGGTCCGGGGGTATTACCAACACGGATACATCGACCTACACCATCACCTCCAACGTGACCTTGGGCGCCAACCAGACCTGGGACGCCCAGGCCGGCGACATCGATGTGTCCGGCAACCTCAACGGCAATTGGCGCGCCCTCACCGTCACCGGGGCCCACGACACCACCCTCTCCGGCGACATCTCCAATCTCGCTTGGAGCAACGGCCTCACCAAGACCGGCACCGGCACCCTCACGCTTTCGGGCAACAACTCCTTTGGTGGCCCGGTTTCCCTCCAAGACGGCACCACTCTCCTCGCGTCCAATACCGCCCTCGGCGCCAGCACCTGGAACAACACCGTGCTCGCCAACGCCACCCTCGCCCTCTCCAACAACATCACGGTCACCGAGGGTAGCTTCAACATCGCCGGCCAGCTCCTCAACGTCTCCGGCGACAACACCCTCAACGCCTCCCTCACCCTCACCGGCAACACCACCTTCACCAGCCAACAGGACAGCCTCACCCTCAGCCAGACCGTCACGCAGGGCGACTACGACCTCACCCTCGCGGGCCCCGGCGACTGGAACGTCTCCGGCCAGGTCAACGCCAACAGCACCGGCACCCTCTCCCTCACCGCCAGCGGCCAGACCACCATCTCCGGCAACCTCAACGTCGGCGGCGGCCTCCTCATCGACAACACCGGCACCACCGCCATCTCCTCAAACCTCAACCTCGGCAACGGCGCCCTCACTATCCAGGGCGACTCCAACGCCACCCTCACCGGCGGCCAGGTCAACGCCGCCGGCGGCCTCACCATCGGTGGCAACGCCACCGTCGATATCGCCAACACCCTCAACCTCAGCGGCGCCGACATCACCCTCACCAGCACCGGCGACATCAACCTCTCCGGCGCCCAAATCAACGTCGGCGACATCCTCCTCTCCGGCGACGGTGCGACCACCTTTGGCACCCAGATCAACGCCGACTCCTTCGTGCAGACCGGCACCGGCACCACCATTTTCAACGGCACCGGCGACAACTACTTCGGCAGCGTCTCCCTTGAGGGCGGCACCGTGATCGCCGAACAGAACGGCATCGCCTTCAACACGACCAACCTCAACCTCGACGGCGTCGACCTGCAGTTTGGCGAAGACCTGCAGATCCCCGAGTGGACCACCGTCACCCTCACCGATGACGTCAACCTCCTCCTCAACGGCTCCACCCAGGTCTGGGACGAACTCATCATCACCGGCAACTCGGTCATCGATTTTGGCGGCGGCAACGCCAACCTCTCCATCGGCTCCATCACCATCGATGAAGGTGCCTCGCTCACCATCATGAATTGGAGCGAGGAGAACCTCGACGTGTTCAACGCCTCCATCGATCCCGACAGTGCGACCTCCGAGATCTCCTTCACCGGCGGCGGCAGCGCCTCCTGGGATCCCATCTCCGGCAACATCACCCCCATGACGCCGGTCCCCGAGCCGCGCACCTACGGCCTGCTCTTCATGGCCACCGCCCTCCTAGGCTACACCCTCCGCCGCAAATACCGTTCAGCCTAA
- a CDS encoding FG-GAP-like repeat-containing protein, with amino-acid sequence MKTSAPATLALLALTPFALLAAEAQLASTPLAPRSGDGSAMCFTAIPAAASGLINENPYDDPAMWTTAHYTEFQGGSIGSGIASGDIDGDGLVDLYVVNKVRPNQLFRQVAPFRFEDITTSAGVAGTTAWNTGATLADIDNDGDLDLYVCQFNAPNLLFINDGAGHFTEEAAARGADLTSASVVGAFADYDRDGHLDLFVLTNVQRAATHPDGEADVLLRNRGDGTFEDVTLAAGLASVDERGHSASWFDANADGWPDLYITNDFAKPDHLYQNNGDGTFTDTADRDLPATPWFAMGSDFGDINNDGLFDLFAADMAGTTHYKSKVTMGDMGGLVDTMDRMETPQYMRNFLYLNSGTDRFFEIAQMAGVKSSDWTWSPRFEDLDNDGFLDLHITNGMVRSFIDSDLINTARRLHSPAEVIRLMKNSPPLKENHLTLRNDGHLHFKKVQKDWGLDHEGISFGSTFADFDRDGDLDLAYVNYDASVSLYRNDSPAGHRVILELVGTSSNARGVGTVATIDAPQGKLTRMLSVARGVLSSSEPILHFGLGDTTTIPTLTVRWPSGIVQTFTDLPADRRYTLTEPTANGTTPPPAVASRPVDHGLLSERAAAFGLDHGNIEQPYNDMLRQSLLPNRMNTLDAGLALGDANGDGRLDVFFSGSAGQPGALYLAEPDGRYRAAPGIQPWQHAARSAAEHMAPLWFDLDADGDLDLIVSTGSTEFDAGNANYRAQLYLNDGEANFTVAPADQFNPLAASSAAVAAADFDRDGDLDLFIGGRVVPGAYPSHPESQLFENRDGQLVDVTPDALRHIGMVTAALWTDADADDRLDLLLIGEWMAPTVFSYDGTTLALNDRVSGLAEHRGWWNSLLAADVDADGDLDYVAGNFGHNTKYHPSPDHPVEMFYGDFEDSGTCEIVEAKYEGDRLLPVRGRSCSSRAMPTLAQKFPTFHDFGSAVLPEIYTPEKLDESLHLQVTELGSGVFINQGQGRFTFAELPHLAQTAPIFGLAAADFTGDGLLDLVGLQNFQGPQVETGWYNGGLSVVLAGDGRGHFTPLTPQQSGLAIPGEARAAALADLDGDARPELLVTRLNTTAQVYAPTATTASRPLTVRLHDRATIGNAAAIGAKLTLTLADGSTPAIELTAGAAHLAQSAPVAYFSIPATTTAETLTVRWPDGSRTTHRVPADATTLDLGRPDTAANVAQTGGATR; translated from the coding sequence ATGAAAACCTCCGCCCCTGCGACCCTGGCGCTCCTCGCGCTGACCCCGTTCGCCCTCCTCGCCGCCGAGGCCCAGCTCGCCTCGACGCCCCTCGCGCCGCGCTCCGGCGACGGCTCCGCCATGTGCTTCACCGCCATCCCCGCCGCCGCGTCCGGCCTCATCAATGAGAACCCCTACGACGATCCGGCCATGTGGACGACCGCCCACTACACCGAATTCCAAGGCGGCTCCATCGGCTCCGGCATCGCGTCCGGCGACATCGATGGCGACGGCCTCGTCGATCTCTACGTCGTCAACAAGGTCCGCCCCAACCAACTCTTCCGCCAGGTCGCGCCCTTCCGCTTCGAGGACATCACCACCTCCGCCGGTGTCGCCGGCACCACCGCCTGGAACACCGGCGCCACCCTCGCCGACATCGACAACGACGGCGACCTCGACCTCTACGTCTGCCAGTTCAACGCCCCCAACCTGCTCTTCATCAACGACGGCGCCGGTCACTTCACCGAGGAAGCCGCCGCCCGCGGGGCCGACCTCACCTCTGCCAGCGTCGTCGGTGCCTTCGCCGACTACGATCGCGACGGCCACCTCGACCTTTTTGTTCTCACCAACGTCCAACGCGCCGCCACCCACCCCGACGGCGAAGCCGACGTTCTCCTCCGCAACCGCGGCGACGGCACCTTCGAGGACGTCACCCTCGCCGCCGGCCTCGCCTCCGTCGACGAGCGCGGCCACTCCGCCTCCTGGTTCGACGCCAACGCCGACGGCTGGCCCGACCTCTACATCACCAACGACTTCGCCAAGCCCGATCACCTGTATCAGAATAATGGTGACGGCACCTTCACCGACACCGCCGACCGCGACCTGCCCGCCACCCCGTGGTTCGCCATGGGCTCCGATTTCGGCGACATCAACAACGACGGCCTCTTCGATCTCTTCGCCGCCGACATGGCCGGCACCACCCATTACAAGTCCAAGGTCACCATGGGCGACATGGGCGGCCTCGTGGACACCATGGACCGAATGGAAACCCCGCAATACATGCGCAACTTCCTCTACCTCAACTCCGGCACCGATCGCTTTTTTGAGATCGCCCAAATGGCCGGTGTGAAGAGCTCCGACTGGACCTGGTCGCCGCGCTTCGAGGACCTCGACAACGACGGCTTCCTCGACCTCCACATCACCAACGGCATGGTGCGCTCCTTCATCGATTCCGACCTCATCAACACCGCCCGTCGCCTCCACTCCCCGGCCGAGGTCATCCGCCTCATGAAGAACAGTCCGCCGCTCAAAGAGAACCACCTCACTCTGCGCAACGACGGCCACCTCCACTTCAAAAAGGTGCAAAAGGACTGGGGCCTCGACCACGAGGGCATCAGCTTCGGCTCCACCTTCGCCGACTTCGATCGCGACGGCGACCTCGACCTCGCCTACGTCAACTACGACGCCTCCGTCAGCCTCTATCGCAACGACAGCCCCGCCGGCCACCGCGTCATCCTCGAACTCGTCGGCACCTCCAGCAACGCCCGCGGCGTCGGCACCGTCGCCACCATCGACGCGCCCCAAGGCAAACTCACCCGCATGCTTTCCGTCGCCCGCGGTGTGCTCTCCTCCTCCGAACCCATCCTCCACTTCGGCCTCGGCGACACGACCACCATCCCAACCCTCACCGTGCGCTGGCCCAGCGGCATCGTGCAGACCTTCACCGACCTGCCCGCCGACCGCCGCTACACCCTCACCGAACCCACCGCCAACGGCACCACTCCGCCACCCGCCGTCGCCAGCCGCCCCGTCGACCACGGCCTGCTCAGCGAACGCGCCGCCGCCTTCGGTCTCGATCACGGCAATATCGAACAACCCTACAACGACATGCTGCGGCAGTCCCTCCTGCCCAACCGCATGAACACCCTCGACGCCGGTCTCGCCCTCGGTGACGCCAACGGCGACGGCCGCCTCGACGTGTTCTTCTCCGGCAGCGCCGGCCAACCCGGCGCCCTCTACCTCGCCGAGCCCGATGGCCGCTATCGCGCCGCCCCCGGCATCCAACCCTGGCAACACGCCGCCCGTTCCGCCGCCGAACACATGGCGCCGCTCTGGTTCGACCTCGATGCCGACGGCGACCTCGACCTCATCGTCTCCACCGGCTCCACCGAGTTCGACGCCGGCAACGCCAACTACCGCGCCCAACTCTACCTCAACGACGGCGAGGCCAACTTCACCGTCGCCCCCGCCGACCAGTTCAACCCACTCGCCGCCAGCTCCGCCGCCGTGGCCGCAGCCGACTTCGATCGCGACGGCGACCTCGACCTCTTCATCGGCGGCCGCGTCGTGCCCGGCGCCTACCCGAGTCATCCCGAATCCCAACTCTTCGAAAACCGCGACGGTCAACTCGTCGATGTCACGCCCGACGCCCTTCGCCACATCGGCATGGTCACCGCCGCGCTCTGGACCGACGCCGATGCCGACGACCGCCTCGACCTGCTCCTCATCGGCGAATGGATGGCCCCCACCGTCTTCAGCTACGACGGCACCACCCTCGCCCTCAACGACCGCGTGAGCGGCCTCGCCGAACACCGCGGCTGGTGGAACTCCCTGCTCGCCGCCGACGTCGATGCCGACGGCGACCTCGACTACGTCGCCGGCAACTTCGGCCACAACACCAAGTATCACCCCTCGCCCGATCATCCCGTCGAAATGTTCTACGGCGATTTCGAGGACTCCGGCACCTGCGAGATCGTTGAAGCCAAATACGAGGGCGACCGCCTGCTCCCCGTGCGCGGCCGTTCCTGCAGCTCCCGCGCCATGCCCACCCTCGCGCAAAAGTTCCCCACCTTCCACGACTTCGGCTCCGCCGTCCTGCCCGAGATCTACACCCCCGAAAAACTCGATGAGTCGCTCCACCTCCAGGTCACCGAGCTCGGTTCCGGTGTATTCATCAACCAAGGACAAGGCCGCTTCACCTTCGCCGAGCTGCCCCACCTCGCGCAAACCGCGCCCATCTTCGGCCTCGCTGCCGCCGACTTCACCGGCGACGGCCTGCTCGACCTCGTGGGCCTGCAAAACTTTCAGGGCCCCCAAGTCGAAACGGGTTGGTATAACGGCGGCCTGAGCGTCGTGCTCGCCGGCGACGGCCGCGGCCACTTCACGCCCCTGACGCCCCAACAGAGCGGTCTCGCCATTCCCGGCGAAGCCCGCGCCGCCGCCCTCGCCGATCTCGATGGCGACGCCCGCCCCGAGCTTCTCGTCACCCGCCTCAATACCACCGCGCAGGTTTACGCCCCGACCGCGACCACCGCGTCCCGCCCCCTGACCGTCCGCCTCCACGACCGCGCCACCATCGGCAACGCCGCCGCCATCGGCGCCAAGCTCACCCTCACCCTCGCCGACGGCTCCACCCCGGCCATCGAGTTGACCGCCGGGGCCGCCCACCTCGCCCAGTCCGCGCCGGTGGCCTACTTCAGCATCCCCGCCACCACCACGGCGGAGACCCTCACCGTGCGCTGGCCGGACGGCTCCCGCACCACCCACCGCGTCCCGGCCGACGCCACCACTCTCGATTTGGGCCGACCTGACACCGCCGCAAATGTCGCCCAAACTGGGGGAGCGACCCGCTGA
- a CDS encoding thioredoxin domain-containing protein — MLSAPPQASCSPASPRLRRLCFTLPLLLSLGGLTNPCTAANRLADATSPYLRQHADQPVDWYPWSEDAFARARAENKPIFLSIGYSTCHWCHVMADESFSDPAIAAVLNDGFIAIKVDREQRPDLDRVYQSFVQALGSPGGWPLNVWLTPDRQPFYGGTYFPPADEGRRPGFTTVLQRIAGAWAADPDRLRAQSTDMLAALSSELTPAPDANSADTVPDWPTLRNAALDRLAELFDTTHGGFDPAAKFPAPVTLEFLLDQLASAPIPADRERARHFLTTTLHAIVRGGLHDHVGGGFHRYTVDPAWRVPHFEKTLYDQAQLIPILLTTWQYTDDDSFRAAAVDTLAYLNQQLALPAGGFASAEDADAALPGDPTQHREGAFYTWTAAELAAVLPAADLDLFRRAFAVRDTGNVAPAHDPTGELAGSNTLALAPDFAPTAAEQARLNACIDLLNTHRAQRPRPARDDKVVTAWNGFALSAFARAAQILDDPAHLATAQRTARFLRAHLYDETTGHLARSFHDGQRDAVGFPEDYAALIQGLIDLYETDFDPTWLAWARELQTTQDELFWDDAHGGYFANAATDTTVVLRLKVDHDNTEPAATSLAVRNLGRLAALFHDDDLLNRARLAARALAPTATREPAALPSFLAATGWLTGDAQQALLHAAPGPTTDTFLHLLRTHPHPRRVTLRIDATSQAYFAPRVPLIAALPDETPTAPTLYLCENFVCQLPVTTTAEVLTLLTPPPTP, encoded by the coding sequence GTGCTGTCTGCCCCGCCACAAGCCTCCTGCTCGCCCGCGTCCCCCCGCCTGCGACGGCTCTGCTTCACCCTGCCGCTGCTCCTAAGTCTCGGCGGACTAACCAACCCGTGCACCGCAGCCAACCGCCTCGCCGACGCCACCTCGCCCTACCTGCGCCAACACGCCGACCAACCCGTCGATTGGTATCCATGGTCTGAGGACGCCTTCGCCCGCGCCCGCGCCGAAAACAAACCCATCTTCCTCTCCATCGGCTACAGCACCTGCCACTGGTGCCACGTCATGGCCGACGAATCGTTCTCCGATCCCGCCATCGCCGCCGTGCTCAACGACGGGTTCATCGCCATCAAGGTCGACCGCGAACAACGCCCCGACCTCGACCGCGTTTACCAATCCTTCGTCCAGGCCCTCGGCTCCCCCGGCGGCTGGCCGCTCAACGTCTGGCTCACGCCCGACCGCCAACCCTTCTACGGCGGCACCTACTTCCCGCCCGCCGACGAAGGTCGCCGCCCCGGTTTCACCACCGTGCTCCAACGCATCGCTGGCGCCTGGGCCGCCGACCCCGACCGCCTCCGCGCGCAGTCGACCGACATGCTCGCAGCTCTCTCCTCCGAGCTCACCCCCGCCCCCGACGCCAACAGCGCCGACACTGTTCCCGACTGGCCCACCCTTCGCAACGCCGCCCTCGACCGTCTCGCCGAGCTGTTCGACACCACCCACGGCGGCTTCGATCCTGCCGCCAAATTCCCTGCGCCTGTCACCCTCGAGTTCCTCCTCGATCAACTCGCCTCCGCACCCATTCCCGCCGACCGCGAGCGCGCCCGCCACTTCCTCACCACCACCCTGCACGCCATCGTGCGCGGCGGCCTCCACGACCACGTCGGCGGCGGTTTCCACCGCTACACCGTCGACCCCGCCTGGCGCGTGCCCCACTTCGAAAAGACCCTCTACGACCAGGCCCAGCTCATCCCCATCCTGCTCACCACGTGGCAATACACCGACGACGACTCCTTCCGCGCCGCCGCCGTCGACACCCTCGCTTACCTCAACCAACAACTCGCCTTGCCGGCCGGCGGTTTCGCCTCCGCCGAGGATGCCGACGCCGCCCTGCCCGGCGACCCCACCCAACACCGCGAGGGCGCCTTCTACACCTGGACCGCCGCCGAACTCGCCGCCGTCCTGCCCGCCGCCGACCTCGACCTCTTCCGCCGCGCCTTCGCCGTCCGCGACACCGGCAACGTCGCCCCCGCCCACGACCCGACCGGCGAACTCGCGGGCAGCAACACCCTCGCCCTCGCGCCCGACTTCGCCCCCACCGCCGCGGAACAGGCCCGCCTCAACGCCTGTATCGACCTTCTCAATACTCACCGCGCCCAGCGCCCCCGCCCCGCCCGCGACGACAAAGTCGTGACGGCCTGGAACGGCTTCGCCCTCTCCGCCTTCGCCCGTGCCGCCCAAATCCTCGACGACCCCGCCCATCTCGCCACCGCCCAACGCACCGCTCGCTTTCTCCGCGCTCACCTCTACGACGAAACCACCGGCCACCTCGCCCGCAGTTTCCACGACGGCCAACGCGACGCCGTCGGTTTCCCCGAAGACTACGCCGCGCTCATCCAAGGCCTCATCGATCTCTACGAAACCGACTTCGATCCCACCTGGCTGGCCTGGGCCCGCGAGCTCCAAACCACCCAGGACGAGCTCTTCTGGGACGACGCCCACGGCGGCTACTTTGCCAACGCCGCCACCGACACCACCGTCGTCCTCCGCCTCAAGGTCGACCACGACAACACCGAGCCCGCCGCCACCTCCCTCGCCGTGCGCAACCTCGGTCGCCTCGCCGCCCTCTTCCACGACGACGACCTGCTCAACCGCGCCCGCCTCGCCGCCCGCGCCCTTGCGCCGACCGCCACCCGCGAACCCGCCGCCCTGCCCTCCTTCCTCGCCGCCACCGGCTGGCTCACCGGCGACGCCCAACAGGCCCTGCTCCACGCCGCCCCCGGCCCCACCACCGACACCTTTCTCCACCTGCTCCGCACCCACCCGCACCCGCGCCGCGTCACCCTGCGCATCGATGCGACCAGCCAAGCCTACTTCGCCCCCCGCGTCCCCCTCATCGCCGCCCTGCCCGACGAGACGCCGACCGCCCCTACCCTCTACCTCTGCGAAAACTTCGTCTGCCAACTCCCCGTCACCACGACCGCCGAAGTCCTCACTCTCCTGACACCCCCTCCTACCCCATGA